Part of the Photobacterium sp. DA100 genome is shown below.
ACCGTAAACTCTCCATTGGAAAAGGCCATTGTGGCATTTTCCAGTTTACGGAACCGGTTAGATAACAATTTCAGCATTATTGCGCTGTAGAGGGCGAACGTGGCGAAAAAAGAGACCCAAAGTAATTTGAACTCTAAATCAAGCATCTGCCAAAGGTCTTGCTCGGGATCTGGCTGGAGGAAATAGACCCACTTCTGGTCACCGTACACCACCCAGTATTGGTTTTCGCCCTCGAACAAGGCACCGCGCCGGCTCAGTTTATCGTGCTGGGCTTGGCTCAGCCCAATTTCATCCCAGCTAAACCGCTGATAGGTCAAATGGCTGCGCTCGGCATAGCCTGCCAGCAAAGTATCCGCTTTCTCTTGGCCCCGCTGCGCGGCCACATCATCCAATATCTGCATCACGCTGGAAACGTAGCTGATCTCCAGCTCTGCCTCGTAATCGGTTGTCAGCTCCTGGGTCACAAAAGAGAAAGCAAAAATGCACAAGAAGAAAAGCCCGGACAAGCCAACAAAAAACTCTAAGTAGAGACGCTTCATGGCAACGCCTTACCAGCGGTCTGGTACAAACAAATAGCCTTTTCCGCGCACCGTAATAATCTTCCTTGGCAGAGAAGGGTTGTCCCCCAACTTCTTGCGCAGGGTAACAATCTTGTTGTCGATGGTGCGATCCAATCCATCATATTTGATGCCGCGGGTCTCCATCACCAAGAATTCCCGTGTGAGTACCTCGTCCGGATGACAAGCCAGCAACCACAATAAGTTGAACTCACTGTCCGTCAGGCTTACGGCCTCACCATCCATTTCACAACTGCGGCTGCGGTGGTTGATAGTCAATGTACCGTATCGATATTCCAGCCCATCAGACGGCGCAGCGGCACTTTCATCCTCACTCTCCGGATTGGCGCTATTGAGCTCACGGCGCAGCAGCATTCTGATCCTTGCTAGCAAAACACGGGGCTTGATCGGTTTATTGACGAAATCATCCCCACCCACTTCCAAACCAGCCACATGATCAATGTCATCATCGCTGGCGGTCAGGATCATGATCTTACTCTTAACTTTGCCACGGATCTTGCGGCAAATACTCAGCCCATCCATGCCCGGCAGCATCAAGTCCAGTACCACTAAATCTGGTTGATGACTAATGATCACGTCTGGTGCTTCTAGCCCATCATGTACGGTGATCACTTCAAACTGCTGTTGCCGAAGGTAATTTGCCAATAGCTCACACAGCTTCTCATCATCTTCGACCAACACAATCTTTAACATGTAACCAACCTACACCAAATAAAACAACGTTCAAAAACGGAGGATACACAATTTTCAAACCTATTTCGATAGGAGATAGGATCAAAACCTAACATGCATGTAAGCTAAGATTGCCATAGCGCATACAGCGTTAGGGCAGAGTCGGAATAAGGTTCATATCCGCTGTTTAGCCCGCCCCATCATCCGCAACAAAACTTGATTCTTGGCAACAAAGTGATGCTTCAACGCCGCACAAGCATGGAGTGCGATAACGACAGCCAGCGACGCGCAAGCATAGCGGTGCACCATAAAGAAAAAACTATTTATTTCTCTGGAATTGATTAGATTTGGGATTTCCACCAGCCAAAATAATGGATAACTTGTCTCTAACATCAAAAAACCACTGATAAAAACGACAAACATCAGCTGATAGATAATCCCATGGATCATATGGGCCGCACTGAGTTGCCAGTGAGGGAGCTTATCATTTGAAAACGCTCTGGTGGGTCGAAAGTATTTCCAAGCCCAACGTACCACAAATACCCCACTTCCCACGGTTGCTAACGACATGTTCATGACAGAAAGAAAGTTAAACACCGGCGGATGGGAATCGATAACCAGATGCATCACATATCCTGCGGCGGTAGCATAAATAATAATCACTGCCATTATCCAATGCAGATAACGGGTTACCTTGTCATAATTTATTATTTCCATATGAAGACTAAACCTTACTTTTGATACTTAATGAATGCTATGAAAATTATCAATGCAGATGTTTGCTGTCATGGTTCAAGACGTGATCCCCATTCAAATTAACAAGAATAAACATACAATTAATAAATTAATCATAATAAAAACAAGAAGCCTATAGGCAATATTAATAAGTCACACAACAATAATCATTAATACCAATGTAGTTGATGCCTTTCAGACTCTCTCATTTACTTATATGCCTTCTCAAAAAGCAATATTCATTGCAACTGTTTTTGTGACTAACAAGGACGATTTTACTCAAAGCGTTTTTCATAATAATCATCTTACAAATTGCATCAGAACAATAGAGGGATATATGTCTGCTATCTTGGTATTAAATGGACCTAACTTAAATTTATTGGGTACGCGAGAGCCAACACAATACGGCTGCGAAACGCTCAGTGACTTGAAAGAGCGCTGTATTTCCGCTGCCAGCAAATTTGACCATAGCGTTGACTTTCGCCAATCCAACCATGAAGGCGTTTTGATTGATACGATCCATGAAGCAGGAGAGCGCTACAAGCAAGGGGAGATCCTGGGGATTGCCTTTAACCCCGGTGCTTACACCCACACCTCCATTGCCCTGCATGATGCCATCAAGGGGGTCGATGTCCCGGTGATCGAGGTTCACATTTCCAACGTGCATGCCCGGGAATCATTCCGCCATCATTCTTATATTTCCCCTGTAGCCAAAGGCACGATTATCGGTATGGGGTTGAAAGGATATGAACTGGCTATCCAGGCCCTCGCCGAAGCTTGCGACTAGATAGCGGTATGGCTGAATAAGACCATCGCTCCGAGCGATGGTTTTTTATTTATCGGCTCAAAACAAAAGGCCACCATGATATTCATGGTGGCCTCATTATTAATAGTTAAATTTGATTACTTAATCTGTTTCCCGCGTTGCCGCCTGAGCAGACAGGCGAATGAAAGCATTATCTTCGCCGTATTTCTTATATTCGCCAATACGTTGTAGTACCTCGAAGAAAATACCATTGACTTCCTTGGTATAAAAATGGAAAAACTCCCCATCCTCGCTGCGGTCATACATAATGTTGTCTTGCTTCATTCTTTGGATTAACAACTCATCCAAGCCATACTTGGCTTCAATATCACGGTAGTAGTTATCCGGGATCGGTAATTGGAACTCCGCCTCCAGCGACTCTGCCGCTTTGAAAATGTCCCGACACTCAAGGGCAATTTGATTCACTGCCGCACCATTTGATTGGTTTAGGAACTGCTGTGTGGCCGTTTCTGAGGCTTTGGTCGTATTGAGTACAATCTTCACATTGTTGTTGCTGCTGGTGACAGTCTTGCTGGTGATCAAGCCATTGATATCAGGCAGGTCAAAACTTTGTTCCGGCTTGAAACCAAAGATAGAGCGGTAGAAGAAGGCCATCGACAGCATATCGGTATTGGGCACCGTCTGACCAATGTGATCAATTCGCAGCAGGTTACCATCATCCTCGGTTGCCTGGGTGAGTACCGGCTCGAAGTCATGGTCATAGAAATTACGCTGGGCTTTTTCATCCAAGAAATACACCAGGCTATCACCGGCCCCCACCACCGCAGGAATGCTCAGCTCGTCATTGAGCCTTTGATTGTGGATGATATCGCAATGATAGCGGCTGGCTAACGCCAAACTACGCTGGCTATCTTCTGAAATCAGGCCAATCGCACAAACCGACTCACCATGGCGCTTGAGGTATTCGTGAGCACTGCTGTTCTTCTCGCCATTGAGCACGATATTGATCTCGCCTTTATTCATCAGCACCACATTCTTTGATTTATGCACGTGCGTTTTCCTGAACCCGAGCGATGTCAGCAGGTTGTAGAAAGAATTGTCAGACTCATCGGCAATAGAAAACTCAATAAAGCCAATACCTTGGATGTCCGGCGCAGGGGTGGCAGGTGCTTGTTGGGTGCCAACCTGATCCTCCAGCCACTTCAATGAGCGGATACCATCGATGGATTTCTCTAGCGGCGAAGAGGCTCGGAACTCATCATTGAAAATTTCATGCGACAAGTAGTCGTCAAAACCCTTATCCTTGAGCACTTGCAGGAACTCGATAACCGGCAGATCACCTTGGCCCGGGAAGCAACGGAAGTGACGGCTATATTGCAGGATATCCATATGGATCTTCGGCGCATCAGCCACCTGAACCATGGCGATTTTATCGGTAGTGATCTCGTTCTTGAGCACCTCCAAGGTATTGCCACGCGCGAACATGTGGAAGGTATCGAGAATAATCCCCATGTTGGGGTGATCCGCACGTTTTACCAGATCCCAAGCATCATGGTAGTCCGCAATGTGCCGTCCCCACGCCAAGGCTTCATAGCCTAGCTTGATGTCTTCACGCTGGGCAAGCTCTGCCAAGGTATGCAGATCACTGGCACATTGGCTTCGATCTGCCGATGCATAAGGCTGTACATTACTGCACATCAAGATCCGACTCGTACCCAGTTCATGGGCAACCTCGAACTTCTTCTGCAGCATGTTGATTTTCTGTTGGCGCAGAAGCTCGGGCATCCCTTCCATATCACGCATTGGCTGGAGGGCAACAATGCTTAACCCGAAATCATCAGCCATACGCTTGACCTGTGCAGGGCTGTAGCGGCACTGCGTCAGGTCATTTTCGAAGATTTCAACACCATCAAAGCCCGCATTGGCGGCAGCTTCAAACTTCTGCGGCAAGGTTCCAGAGAGACTCACCGTTGCGATAGAATATTTCATCATGACTTCCTTTCAATGAATACGTGATAATCTGCCCGATGCTGTGTTAGCCGACCTGGCGCACCTCAACATAGCTTTTGCTCTCGCTGGCTTCGACAATAGCGTCGATCACCAACAGGTTCTGCAAGCCGTCCTTAATACTGACTCTTGGCTCAGTTTCGCCCCGGATCAATGCGCAGAAATGCGTGAGTTGTAGCGCAAGAGGGTCTTGGCGCTCTAGCTCAACCGTATCGACCGCCAACGGCTTCCACCATGATTTTTCTTCACTGCCAGTATGGAATTTCATACGCATGGTAGGAATGGATAGCGATCCGTTGGTACCCGCAATGTGGTAGCAGTCTTCGTCGCCATAGCTAGCGTAGGATTTATTCTCCAGCGAAGTCTGCTCCCAACTTCGGCCGCTACAGGCTGTATCCGAAAGAACAAAGGTACCCAGCGCTCCACTAGCGAAATGTAGGGTCATGACCGCCGTGTCTTCCACCTCAAACTGACGGTTCACATTCGAACTCATCGCCTGGACACCGACGATCTCACCCAACAAATACCGCAAGTTGCCAATCTCGTGGATCATATTGATCAAGATTGGCCCGCCGCCTTTTTGCGTGCGCCAAGGACCTTCGTCAAAATAAAAGTCAGGTTTGTAGAAAATCGCACTGCCAATCACCGCTACCGAGCTGCCAAACCGCTCGCTTTCAATCACCTGCTTGGCAGTTTCCAGAATCGGGCTATACGCGCGGTGATGGCCGACCAAGATCTTGCTGTTGTACTTTTCGGCTTCTTTGAAAAGCGCAAAGCCCTCTTCAATAGTTTGTGTCACCGGTTTTTCAACAATGGCCGCTACCCCTTCATTGACACACTGCATCGCCTGCTCGGCATGAAGTTTATTAGGTGTAGCCAAGATGATGCCATCAGGTTTGGCGTCATCGAAGAGCGCATTCAAGCTTGGAAATAACGGGACATTATATTGCTCAGCTAATTCTTTTGCTTGCGGAGAGGGATCTACGATAGCCGAGAGTTCACATTCATCACTCGCATTAATTAACTTTAGGTGCGTTTTACCAATTAGCCCCGCCCCAGCCACTGCAATTTTTATTTTTTCCATTTCTTGCCTCTTATTTCACATTTATTATGGTAATACAAAGCCACCAAACACCCAGTGGCTTATCCATTTTCTAGATATTTATTGATAGTTGATTTACATAGAGAATGACGGAAAGTGTCACTCCAGATAATAGCGTTGTAATTAAAAGTGTACTTGAGCAAAAAACGCTATCACCATATTGCCCGCCTATTACCGGGTATATACTCAGCATTGGCATAGCCGAAAATAAAATAACCGCTAGTTGTAACTCTCCATCAAGTGGAAAAATAAACGTCAACAATAAAGCAATAACGGGACAGATTATTAGTTTTGTACTGCATACCAATAATGACCGACTAATATTAGCTTTTATGGTTGCTCCTACTAACGACCCACCAATGACAAATAAAGCGAGCCCGGTAGAAACCTTGGCAGCCATTTCCAAAACACCACCGACGACACTCGGCAGAGAAACATCAAAGATGTTAATCGCAAAGCCAATGGTTACAGCGATGATCATTGGGTTTCTGGTTAATTTCGTCAATGAGGCCAGGTAGATGGCTTTCTTACTTTTTCCTGATTGGTTATGTGTGATTTCTAAGATCATGAATGCCAATGGGATAAGAATGATATTCTCAATTAGAAAGCACATCACAAACGCTTGTGCTGTCGTGTCTTCGAAAACTTGTATAACAATCGGTATACCGACAAACGCACTGTTTGATAGTGCGCAGCCCAAACTATTCATTGCTGATGATTTGCTATTATTCTTCAGCAGAGCTCGGCTCGCGATAAAACCGATGGTCATTGCGGCAAGCCCTGTCACTCCGTAAACCAATAAATAGTTAAAGCTGATCGCTTCTGATAACTCGATAGTACTGACATTCAAGATAATCAATGCCGGCAACGCAATGTACATGACGAACTTGCCACATTCAGCCACAAAGCTTTTTGAAAACGCACCTATTGATACCGCGAAGTAGCCAACCGATATCATCACAACGATAGGAGCAAGTATTTCAGCCACCGACATTGTTATTATCCTCAATCAACCTAATAGCCGAACAAATTAATACCCAAAGAGCCTTGGCAACATCGTCACTGAGCTTGGTACGAACGTAATAAACATCAGGACAATCACTTCGATGATGAACAGCGGCATAACCTGACGTGAAATAGCGGCAATCCCTACTTTCGAGATGGAGTTCGCCACGAACAAACACATCCCCATTGGCGGCGTGATCAAGCCAATCATCAAGTTGAAGATCACGATGACACCAAAGTGGATTGGGTCGATACCGAAACTCATCGCAATCGGGTGCAAGATCGGGATAAGGATCAGCATGGCTGCAATGCCTTCAAGGAACAGGCCGATACATAGCAAGATCAAGTTAACCAACAGCAGGAATACAATAGGATTGGTGATGTTATCCAGTACCTGCTGGCTGATCATTTGCGGCACTTGCGAGAATGTCAGCAGCCAGTTAGCCACCGACACCACCGCAATCAAGATCAATACAATTGATGAGTCGCGCATGGAGGTAATGAAGATCTCAGGCAAGTCTTTAATCTTCAGCGTCTTGAAGACGAACATACCAATCGTCAGGGCGTAGAAAGCTGCGAAGGCTGCCGCTTCAGTCGGTGTCACAATCCCCATCAAGATAGAACCCAGGATCAACACCGGCATAGTCAGCGGTATGATCGCATTGATAAAGGCTTTAAAGCGCCCCGTCACAACTGCAGTATTTTTGATATTGTGCTTCGTCGCGTAGTAATACACATAGGCCGACAAGCAAATTGCTGAGAGAATGCCAGGAACAATACCTGCCAGAAACAGACCCGGTACCGATACACCACTGGCAATAAGGGCATAGATAATCACCGGAATACTCGGTGGGATCATCGGCCCAATCACCGAAGAAGCCGCTGTCAACGCCGATGAGAATGACTTGGAATAGCCTTCCTTCTCCATTTCAGGAATAAATACTCGACCCAGTGCAGAAGTATCTGCTACTGCCGAGCCAGATAGCCCTGCAAACATAACCGAAGACCAAATATTGACCTGAGCCAGACCGCCTTTGAACGTACCAACCAGTGCATTAGCAAAAGTAATAATTCGCTTGGTGATGCCACTTTTATTCATTAGCTCGCCAGCTAAAACGAAAAGTGGGATCGCAAGGATTGAAAATGAGTCCAACCCGCCAAAAATACGTTGCCCAATCAGGCTTAAAGAAATAGGGGTATCAGAAATAAATAACGTTATTGACAGAATAATACCGAACACGAGCGGTATACCCAGTATTAGCATACTGGATAGAAATGCTAAAGATAACATGTTACTTCCTTATATTTTTTATCTTTTATTTGCTGGTAAGCGTACTTAACTCATAGCGGCGCAGTTGAATATAGCTAGCTAATTTCATGATTGCGGCGATGGTTAATCCTGCTCCACCAATAACAATGGCTGATTGGAAGAAATACATACTCAAGCCTGTGCCTGGAGAGGTAATTGAACCGCGACGCATTACAAATAAATAACCCGACCAAGTAATTAATACACCACTTGCCAATACGGCTATGTCCGTCAGGATATTTAATCTAGCCAGATTTTTTTTCGATAAAAAGCTGTCAAGAACCGAAAACTTAATATGAAGGCCCTCTAAATAGCAGAGGATCATGCCAAACATAACACCGTATATCATGGAGTATTTGGCCACTTCCTCACTCCATAAAATTGGGCTATCCAAAAAGTAACGGCTAATACTGGCAGCCAGCATGACACTAAAAAGAACAAATAACGACAAGGCCGCTAGCACTGACAGTAGTTTTTTATAGAAGACCATCATACACATCCTTGATATTGCTTAAGGCGGAAAAGCCGGCATGGTTTCCCATACCGGCTAAAACCACTTACTGAACCTGACTCGCTGCGTTTACAGAGTCCTGCACTTTCACTACCCACTTAGGATCAACCTGTTTCTTCAGCCACTCAACAATCTGTGGCTGCGCGGCTGAGCGAAATTTTTCCAGCTCTTCCTGTGATAGGGAGGTGATTTCCATACCGTTCTTAGCCAGAATTTCCAGACCTTGCGCCGAGTTGACCTGCTGGATAGCACGACCGACGGTTCCGGCCACTTTACCCGCACGGTCAATGATTTCCTTGTCCGCAGCGCTCAACGACGAGTAGAAGTCTTCATTGATCAGCAGGAAGTCCGTACTGTACACATGGCCATCTAGGGTGATGTATTTCTGAAATTCGTAGAATTTACTCAGGGTAATAACGCTAACTGGGTTTTCCTGACCATCAATCACACCAGTTGTCAGTGCAGTAGGCACCTCAGGGAAGGCGATAGGCGTCGCTTCAGCACCCAAGGATTTCATCATCTCGATGTACAGAGGCAGCGTCATGACACGAATTTTCAGCCCTTTCAAATCATCCGGAGAATGGATTGGACGTTTAGAGTTGGTGAAATGGCGGAAGCCTGTCTCGCCGTAAGAAAGGGTACGTAGACCTGTTTGCTGTAGGCAGTGCTCACTCAAGCTCTGACCAAACTCGCCATCCAGTACTTTCCACGCTACTGGTGATGAAGGGAATAGATATGGGATTTCTAGTACCGATGCTTCCTTACACACTTTGGCAAAAGCCCCCGATACCAAGCTCATTGTGACCATACCTTCCTGGGTAGACTGCACCAACTCGGTTTCCGAGCCCAGCTGACCCGCAGGATAGATGTTGACCTTCATCCTGCCGCCGGATTCCGCCTCAACCAAGTTTTTGAACACCTGAGTGGCCGCCCCCTTTTTGGATGTTGTCCACTCTTGGGCATCGACGTGACCAATGGTGATGTTGATTGTTTTTGCACTCACTGTGCCTGCAGTTGCTAGCGAAAGCGCTATGACTAATGACTTTATAATATTCACAACCGTTTACCTCCTGTTAACATACATTTGATACTAACAGTGGAAATTTATCGCCAGAAATTGATATAGCGCATAGGGCATTCAAATTAGGTATAAGCCGTTTAAAACAAGCCAGTTTAACCTTTATTTTTCATCGTGTTACACAAATAAATGTAAAAATTAACTTTGAATCACTATTGGTATTTTATTGATAAATTGATGCTGGCTCACATTTAATTTTGCATCCTAACAATAGCGATTATTCAATACTTACAACCGGTAAAATGTAGAATAATTTCCACACATTTATGCAACAAACAAAAAAACCCGAGGCATAGCCTCGGGCAAGGACAGAACATGACTTATCGCCTATTACAAATCAGTTCACGTCTAGCAACACACCTTGATGTAACTAAAACTCTTCAGTATCAATTTCTAGCTGAACCACACTGTTGTATCGAGGGCCCTTTACCGTTTGCTGATTGATGATCCTATCCAGCTGGGCTACCACCTCTGCGGACAACTCGTAATCCGCAGCTTGCCAATTCTCAACCAGATGATCGCTATTTGTGGTGCCCGGCAAAACAATACTGTCTTGTTGCTTGGCCAGTACCCAAGCTAAGGACAGCTGAGCCAACGAGATTTGTCGTGATGATTCTCCCGGAAAATTTACCTGTTGTGCAATCTCAAACAGCTGGTCAATCAACTTCAGATTACTCGGGTAATATTCCGAAGAAAAACGCGGCATTGCCCGGCGGATGTCATTACCTTCAAAATTATCCGGGTCACGGATGCACCCGGTCAACGCCCCCCGCCCCAGCGGACTGAATGCCACAAAGGTAACGCCAATGTCTTGACAGGCATCAAGCAGCGCGATTTCAGGGTTGCGGCTCCACAGCGAGTACTCAGACTGCACTGCCGCAATAGGATAGACCTCATCGGCTTTTCGCAACGTATCTGCCGAGACTTCCGACAAACCGATCTCACGAATTTTCCCTTCTTCGACCAGACGCGACAGCTCGCCGACACTGTCTTCAATTGGCACAGTTTTATCCCAACGGTGCAAATAATAAAGATCGAGCACATCGGTTTTTAGTCGGGACAAACTCTGCTCACAATGCTTACGCAGTGAGGCTGGTCGGCCATCAATCTGCTTCTTGCCATTGTCACCGATGAACATGCCGCCTTTAGAGGCCAAAAGAAACTCCGAACGGCGATGACCCACGGCTTTGGCCAGCAGCTCTTCATTGGCTCCAGCACCGTACAACATGGCCGTATCGAGCATGTTGTAGCCCAGATCCAACGCTTGGTTGAGCAGCCTTATCCCCTGCTGCTTTGTCGGCGGTTGGCCGTATGCATGGGACAGGTTCATACACCCAAGGGCGACCGGCGCGGTATCTAGCTGGCCTATCCTGCGCATGCATGCCCCCGAGACCAGTCACTTTCCAATTCCTGCTCAATACGATCCAACGTTTCCATTGCGCTCAGGCACTGGCGAACACTGGAGTTAGGCTCACGGTTTTCGCGAATGGCAGCAAAGAACTCACGGTCAATCAGCTCAATACCATTGTTCGATACCGCCACATCACTCAAATCAATTGGGTTTTCTCGGCCATCAAACAAGTCATCGTAGCGCGCAATGAAAGTGCCTTCGTCGCAGATGTATCGGAAGAATGTACCGAACGGGCCGTCATTGTTGAATGACAGTGACAAGGTACAGATAGCACCAGACGGGACTTTCATGCCAATGCTCATGTCCATCGCAATACCAAGTTCAGGATGGATTGGTCCTTGCAACGCAGTAACTTTCGATGCGACTTCGCCAGTCTGGTACTGGAACAAATCAACAGTATGACAAGCGTGGTGCCAAAGCAGATGATCCGTCCAGCTACGAGGTTCTCCCTTGGCATTGGTATTGGTACGACGGAAGAAGTAAGTTTGGACATCCATCTGCTGGATATTCAACTCACCAGCTTGGATTTTATTGTGGATCCACTGATGGCTTGGATTAAAGCGACGAGTATGACCAGCCATTGCCACCAAACCGGTTGTCTGCTGTACATCAACCAAGCGGCGGGAATCTTCCAGGTTATCTGCCATCGGAATCTCTACCAGCACATGCTTGCCGGCCTCCAGACACTGAATGGCCTGACTAGCATGCATCTGGGTTGGCGTTGCTAAAATCACTGCATCCAGATCCTCAAGTGCCAGCGCCTGCTCTAGCTCTTCGGTAACCAGCGGCTGATTATACTCAGCCGCTACTAACTGGAGTTTATCCAGATCGCGGCCAACAAGCGCCGTCACTTCAACATCTTCGATATTCTTGATTGCTTCAAGATGCTTAGTACCAAATGCACCGTTTGCACCCACTACACATACTTTCATCATTACATCCCTTTTATGTTTAAGTCAGTCTGTAACGCTTTAGCTCCTGTTAAGAGGACAAGCGTTTAAGCACCGTGTTTGCTAATTCAGTAAAATCTTCGCTATCGGCTTTCAGTGCCAATGCACCAATTTTCTCTTGCCATTGCACCGTTGCCTGCGCCATGGCGTTATCCAGTTCGAGTTGCTCCACCGTCAAAGCAACTTCGCGCATTTCAGCAGCCCGGCGCTGGCCATGCACCATCATTCGCTCAAGGTTGTAAGCCGCAGCCTGACGCCAGTTGATACCAGGATGGCTTGCTTCCAGCGAGCTGAGCACATAGTCTTCGACATTGGCTTTTTTGGCGCTGAGGAATGATTCCGCCATCAGAGCTTCCATCCCCTTCACCATAATGCTTCTGATCATCTTGACCGAAGAGGCGGCACCAACATCGCCTTCAATCACATCTAGCTTCATGTCCAGCTGCTCCATGAGCTTTTTAGCCTCCGTCACATGAGGTCCACTGATCAATACAGGTGTCTGGTGCCGCTTTGGATAAATCGGCGACATGATGGCGACATCGACATATTTGCCGCCGGCTTGCTCTATCAATCTGCCATTGATGCGCTTAGAGTCTGGCGAGCAAGAATTACAATCGAAATAAAACTGTCCCGGCTGAATATGCAG
Proteins encoded:
- a CDS encoding response regulator is translated as MLKIVLVEDDEKLCELLANYLRQQQFEVITVHDGLEAPDVIISHQPDLVVLDLMLPGMDGLSICRKIRGKVKSKIMILTASDDDIDHVAGLEVGGDDFVNKPIKPRVLLARIRMLLRRELNSANPESEDESAAAPSDGLEYRYGTLTINHRSRSCEMDGEAVSLTDSEFNLLWLLACHPDEVLTREFLVMETRGIKYDGLDRTIDNKIVTLRKKLGDNPSLPRKIITVRGKGYLFVPDRW
- a CDS encoding cytochrome b/b6 domain-containing protein, which translates into the protein MEIINYDKVTRYLHWIMAVIIIYATAAGYVMHLVIDSHPPVFNFLSVMNMSLATVGSGVFVVRWAWKYFRPTRAFSNDKLPHWQLSAAHMIHGIIYQLMFVVFISGFLMLETSYPLFWLVEIPNLINSREINSFFFMVHRYACASLAVVIALHACAALKHHFVAKNQVLLRMMGRAKQRI
- the aroQ gene encoding type II 3-dehydroquinate dehydratase; the protein is MSAILVLNGPNLNLLGTREPTQYGCETLSDLKERCISAASKFDHSVDFRQSNHEGVLIDTIHEAGERYKQGEILGIAFNPGAYTHTSIALHDAIKGVDVPVIEVHISNVHARESFRHHSYISPVAKGTIIGMGLKGYELAIQALAEACD
- a CDS encoding TIM barrel protein: MMKYSIATVSLSGTLPQKFEAAANAGFDGVEIFENDLTQCRYSPAQVKRMADDFGLSIVALQPMRDMEGMPELLRQQKINMLQKKFEVAHELGTSRILMCSNVQPYASADRSQCASDLHTLAELAQREDIKLGYEALAWGRHIADYHDAWDLVKRADHPNMGIILDTFHMFARGNTLEVLKNEITTDKIAMVQVADAPKIHMDILQYSRHFRCFPGQGDLPVIEFLQVLKDKGFDDYLSHEIFNDEFRASSPLEKSIDGIRSLKWLEDQVGTQQAPATPAPDIQGIGFIEFSIADESDNSFYNLLTSLGFRKTHVHKSKNVVLMNKGEINIVLNGEKNSSAHEYLKRHGESVCAIGLISEDSQRSLALASRYHCDIIHNQRLNDELSIPAVVGAGDSLVYFLDEKAQRNFYDHDFEPVLTQATEDDGNLLRIDHIGQTVPNTDMLSMAFFYRSIFGFKPEQSFDLPDINGLITSKTVTSSNNNVKIVLNTTKASETATQQFLNQSNGAAVNQIALECRDIFKAAESLEAEFQLPIPDNYYRDIEAKYGLDELLIQRMKQDNIMYDRSEDGEFFHFYTKEVNGIFFEVLQRIGEYKKYGEDNAFIRLSAQAATRETD
- a CDS encoding Gfo/Idh/MocA family oxidoreductase, whose translation is MEKIKIAVAGAGLIGKTHLKLINASDECELSAIVDPSPQAKELAEQYNVPLFPSLNALFDDAKPDGIILATPNKLHAEQAMQCVNEGVAAIVEKPVTQTIEEGFALFKEAEKYNSKILVGHHRAYSPILETAKQVIESERFGSSVAVIGSAIFYKPDFYFDEGPWRTQKGGGPILINMIHEIGNLRYLLGEIVGVQAMSSNVNRQFEVEDTAVMTLHFASGALGTFVLSDTACSGRSWEQTSLENKSYASYGDEDCYHIAGTNGSLSIPTMRMKFHTGSEEKSWWKPLAVDTVELERQDPLALQLTHFCALIRGETEPRVSIKDGLQNLLVIDAIVEASESKSYVEVRQVG
- a CDS encoding AEC family transporter, which translates into the protein MSVAEILAPIVVMISVGYFAVSIGAFSKSFVAECGKFVMYIALPALIILNVSTIELSEAISFNYLLVYGVTGLAAMTIGFIASRALLKNNSKSSAMNSLGCALSNSAFVGIPIVIQVFEDTTAQAFVMCFLIENIILIPLAFMILEITHNQSGKSKKAIYLASLTKLTRNPMIIAVTIGFAINIFDVSLPSVVGGVLEMAAKVSTGLALFVIGGSLVGATIKANISRSLLVCSTKLIICPVIALLLTFIFPLDGELQLAVILFSAMPMLSIYPVIGGQYGDSVFCSSTLLITTLLSGVTLSVILYVNQLSINI
- a CDS encoding TRAP transporter large permease; translated protein: MLSLAFLSSMLILGIPLVFGIILSITLFISDTPISLSLIGQRIFGGLDSFSILAIPLFVLAGELMNKSGITKRIITFANALVGTFKGGLAQVNIWSSVMFAGLSGSAVADTSALGRVFIPEMEKEGYSKSFSSALTAASSVIGPMIPPSIPVIIYALIASGVSVPGLFLAGIVPGILSAICLSAYVYYYATKHNIKNTAVVTGRFKAFINAIIPLTMPVLILGSILMGIVTPTEAAAFAAFYALTIGMFVFKTLKIKDLPEIFITSMRDSSIVLILIAVVSVANWLLTFSQVPQMISQQVLDNITNPIVFLLLVNLILLCIGLFLEGIAAMLILIPILHPIAMSFGIDPIHFGVIVIFNLMIGLITPPMGMCLFVANSISKVGIAAISRQVMPLFIIEVIVLMFITFVPSSVTMLPRLFGY
- a CDS encoding TRAP transporter small permease, with protein sequence MMVFYKKLLSVLAALSLFVLFSVMLAASISRYFLDSPILWSEEVAKYSMIYGVMFGMILCYLEGLHIKFSVLDSFLSKKNLARLNILTDIAVLASGVLITWSGYLFVMRRGSITSPGTGLSMYFFQSAIVIGGAGLTIAAIMKLASYIQLRRYELSTLTSK